In the Glycine max cultivar Williams 82 chromosome 6, Glycine_max_v4.0, whole genome shotgun sequence genome, aaattgAGTGTTCAAGgacgatttttttaaaatggtctTTTTGAAATTAGTCTCACTCCGAcgcgcatatatatatatatataaaccccTTTTTATTTCTGCCCTAGCCTCACTCAAAATATTACCTTCCACCGTTtagtcttttttctttctttctttcttcttctttctcaatGCATAAACAATGGCTTTGTTGGTGGAGAAAACCACAAGTGGTCGCTAGTACATGGTCAAGGACTTTTCCCAGGCCAACTTTGGTTGCCTCGAGATCAAGTTGGCTGAGGTCGAGATGCCCGACCTCATGGCCTGCCAGACCGAGTTCGGTCCATCCCAACCCTTCAAGGGGGCCTGTgcgacaccctctacccctcacatatatactaataaggaaaaaaaaattcaaatattaattaaaagtatttttaaaacattttttttacaagtctttcaaaggggaaaaaggctcacattcattttcttttacatcatattcaaacttgttcaaataaataataaagtattctcgactcaaacaaggtcgtctaagcttcatacaattaatatataacttatatcctaatgtcacatcctatcagagcgttgtgttcccgtgtcctctagcatgaggttcttcatagtcatccacctattcatctgctcccctgaacacaagttcaagatcatcacaggatccaaacacaacaacacacagggagtgagttatcatattcctagctaatagaaaaacaagacaattaaatatacatattatataaatgagataccacttgcttaaacatagctcacgtaacttcaccacttcgtcattcaaaattcacttttcaatcatcaatcacattacacaagaatcccacacttcgatcaagatataataacacatcaattagcaagcatatgcaacagttatgccaagactcaatcctatatgcaatgtggtaccatgtcagtgaaaaaccaccctggggcgcttaggagtacataacaagacacaccacaccatgggtttgtcaggtcactctcactaagtaagatcatagggagaccagtcaaggtcacaatgttttgcgagaatgctccaaccatatgggatcagcataggcttaaaagagtactcaaacccggtgacccccaaggcctacacttcgAAGAgttcgtcagggcctctccctcctgattcaggtccaacccctaaaataatttttgcatgcagacactgctcatgaattatacaatacccacgaccttacactcgtgttttaaacacgttcaacacaattgcgctacgatttaacactggttcctaaataggaaacctacattttctctttaacactgcgcatcaacgcttttctcaagataacgctggtcgggttattgtacaattcatagcttacaacacaagtaatttcacatcaagtgtcaactacacacttatccacaactagaactcattcacaatttcacatctcatagtgtcacaattcaccatcacatgtttacacgtatctcacaaattaacacatgttcaattttacacttatactcaatctcaataacaatattataatctcaaagcaacatgttattttacaattcatcacatactcacaatttgaatcatcatttcatatcctcaatataacaatttatataaaagattatcacaacatgaggactaaaacccctcaaataatgttacacaattatatcaaaatcataggtcgaaatatacaaatatcaagagcacaatttatcaagcaattttcattaggacatcaatattttatttataatcataaagcaaaaattgcaatttaacaaatatcccaaaataaaaccccaaattaatcctctaaggatccctacacatgttctcactaatccccaactgtgaataactcatcccttacctctaagcggactgaCGTGTCTTCCCACAGCGATAGCGTCATCTCTAACTCTAACGGTTCCTTaagattcctccagtttttcctccaactgctccgatagagttcccaaacgtcagagaaacGGAGAAAGGATTAAAGCCTCCATTTGgactatcttcatgcgattcctttttctcccttcaCGAACATTATCTCGTAAATCCAAACGGTCAAAGCATGAGCAactgaatttcgaacaacatatcctaattttacgacaatccaacggttaacaaaaccgggatcgtagttttaccaagacagctcttggtttctgcgggaaagaaaaatgctacaataagaggggtatttctcttagctcagacgtgatatcaaaattcccaacggtgcgAATGCTAGGAAATGGGTTGCAAACATGCTGTTTTAATGtcacaacgatccaacggtgaatgagtccgagatcgttatttttctgagacaggtttgatgGCCTGCtgaaaaaagagagggttttgggagaggaagagagaaaaaacgaaATTGGTAGGCAGAGAAGGCTGAGAAGTCAGTCTAaaaactgacctagcatgtcgctatttataactaggggtattcacgacctattatttattttatttatttatttttattattttatagaaaaagaaactctattttattctccatcaaataaataataaaataccctttttattttctctcaaacaattattttattataactatttttctttatttatttaattataaaacatcattagtctctaaaattttatatacgaaaaaaaatgggatgttacagcCTGCATCACCGGTTCCTTCCACATGACCATCTAGACCGTCGTTCTCATTGAGACCCTCACCGCCCTTAGCGCCGAGGTCCGTTGATGCTCCTCCAACATCTTCTCCACCCAGGACCACGCCGCCGTCACTATTGCCCGTGACAATGCCACTGTCTTTGCCTGGAAGGGGGAGACCCTCCAGGAGTACTTGTGGTGCGCCAAGGACACCCTCGACTAGGGCCAGACGGAGGACCTGACCTCATCGTCGACGACGATGGTGATGCTACCCTCCTTATCCACGAAGGCATCAAGGCCAAGGAGCTCTATGAGAAGACCGATGAACTCCCCGACCCCAACTCCACCGACAATGTCGAGTTCCAGATCGTGCTTACCATCATCAGAGATAGGTTAAAGACCGACCCCACCAGGAACCACAAGATGAAGGAGCGTTTCGTTGGGGTTTATGAGGAAACCACCACTGGAGTTAAGAGGCTCTGTCAGATGCAAGCGAATGAGACTCTTCTCTTCCCTGTTATTAATGTCTCTTTTTCCCCAGATCTAGTGcctttttttgtgttaaaatgTAGGATTGAGTTTAGAACTGTTATTTTTGGATGGGTTTTGTGCCATTGGTGAAATGGGGTTTTGAACCTGTCAACTGTTTGACTAATGTCCTCTAAGAAGTCTGGATCAGTATTAGGTGCTattttagtgtgtttggatttgtgtgtaaaattttgtttgaaatgatTCACACTAACATAAACAGTGCAGGTTGGTGTAGGACACAATTTTCAAATGCATGCTACCGGTTGGAAATGGAAGCTCACCACATGTTTGGGTAGAGATGGTATATCCCGGATCCAAAATAAGACATCAGTTGGCTTGTTTCTCAGTTTTGATTTATGGTTTGGATGGAGGGAAGACTATGTTCTTCCTGAAATTATTGGctatgttttgtaattttgcatttagtgaaaaaaaaatcagaataatGGATTTGAAACTAAAATACATTTATCACTGTTTAGAAAGTATACTCtgatcaattatttttggatgaGCTATTCTATTAAATTTCTGATTCTTattctattttagttttatttttgttatgtttcgtgaatgatttatttcaaattataatccaTAATAGGGCACTAGTGTTGATGAGCCAATATTCAACTACACTTAGGACGACTACAAGCATTATTAGATAGAGTTGAGGCCATCTTAACCCACACTAATGCTCATTGATTTAGGTAAAAAAGATAATGTTCATGATGTATGATCCTATGAAGCATGGACACGCCGCTGAAGTGCCACATCCTGCATCGGAGGCGCACCGAACACACAAACGGGTACGACTCCGGTGCAACGCGGTGTCTGTTGCCTCTGTCGTCACCGGACACAGTTGGATGCAGGAAAACGTGCGATTGGACACGGCCTACCAAGTGGACACGCGCGATTGAACGCGACCCAAGTCCAacaagatattttattatttatttaaaaaatgcttaCCAAATACGAAAACggttcttcttcatcttctccttgcCGTTTCCTGCAAGCGGCCTCCATTGTTGCACGTCGTCGTTGTCCAGTCATCTTCTTCGTCTGCTCCCtgtttcttttttggtttttgtcgCTGTCGGAGTGCCAATTCTAGTTTCTCGGTTTCTCGCTGTCATGTTACTATTTTTTGGTTATTCTAATATGGCTGTCGTGTTATTGCCGTGTTATTCTCACTGCCGTGTTACTGTTTCTTCATAATGAACAGTATAGGACCTATACTATAGGTATGGCAGATTGGCACTGCCAAATTTATCGAAAGCAGGTATGGGCCATATTTTTTGGTACATGATGGCACAATTTATCCGCCCGTGATTCCGTGAATACCTGCTCATGGATATTGGCCATATAGAAGTATTGGCAGGCCTTATTTTTTGCCTTTTTGAAAGAGATAACCACACTGTTAATATGACTttgacaaatttaaatttttttgatgttAGATATTTAACTCATCTATGTCCACTTAAATATGATTATTGCATGCGACAAaactttttataagttatacttTTGCAAAAACATTATATCTTCAAAAGCAATGATTGCTGCATATGGCAACCGTGATCTAGGAGATATGCAGTAGAAATACCGGCTGATCAGTAAGAgagacttaaaataaaaatttgatggaGTTTTTTCACTTTGACCAAGAGATTATTTATATGtggatttttttccttcatgtgtaattttttttctataaaaacttaagcatataaaaatatttttgtaagccTAAAGTTTGAGCTTTTGGTTGATAAGCTTGTAGcttttgcatatttttttggtttagaaTTTAAATTACTGCCTGCCTCTAATTATATcatgttttgaataaaattaagctACAACATGACCAATAAGACAAGAACAACATTGATTAGAaattactttttgttgtttattttttacttagaaattgtttacattgatttttaattttttccaaaTTGTTGTAGAGATGAGTGCTTCTAGTCCTAGTCAAGctaaataacaagatgatgataCCAAACCTTTATGGACCTAtgttataaagataaaaagtgtAGGTGGTGGTGGAAATTATGCGGTAAAATGCAATATTTGTGATTTTACCTTTAATGGGTCTTACACTAGAGTGATGGCACACTTGTTAAAGATGACGGGAAAAGGGAGTTAGAGTTTGTCAAAAGGTAACAATTGCCAAACTTATAGATTTGAAGAAGATAGACAATGAGGCTACATTGAGGGTGGAGAAGTCAAAAACAAAATCTGTGTCATTGCCTCTAGTTTCTACTCAACACCAAATGGATACAAACACTCTTGGTGTTGatccaaaaaagagaaaggCATCAATTGTAGAAAATGTCTTTAATTTGCAAGCTAGAGAGACACTTGATCATGAAATTGCTAGGATGTTTTACTCTTTGGGGTTGCCTTTTCATTTAGCAAGAAATCCTCATTATAGGAAGGCGTTTCCCTATGCTGCCAACAATAAGATCAATGGTTATCAACCTCCaggttataataaattaaggacAACATTACTTCAAAATGAGAGGAGACATATGGAGATCTTGttacaaccaattaaaaatgcaTGGAGCCAGAATGGTGTGAGCATTGTTAGTGATGGATGGAATGACCCGCAAAAAAGATCTCTTATTAATTTCATGGCTGGCACGGAGAACGGACCTATGTTTTTAAAGGCCATCGATTGTTCAAATGAGATCAAAGACAAGGATTTCATTGCCAAACATATGAGGGAGGTAATTATGGAGGTTGGGCACTCAAATGTTGTGCAAATAGTGATGGATAATGCAACCGTTTGTAAAGCAGCATGTTTAATAATTGAGGCTGAGTTTCCTTTCATCTATTGGACTCCATGTGTTGTCCATACATTAAATCTTGCTTTAAAGAACATATGTGTAgccaagaataaaaaaaacaatgttgtttATGAAGAATGTTCTTGGATCACCCAAATTGTGGATGATGCAATGTTTGTGAAAAACTTTGTCATGAGTCACTCTATGAGACtatcaattttcaattcattcaattCATTGAAATTGTTATCCATTGCTCCAACAAGATTTGCCTCCACTATTGTAATGCTAAAGAGATTCAAGCAATTGAAGAAAGGACTCCAAGATATGGTCATTAGTGACCAATGGTCTTCTTATACGGAAAATGATGTTGCAAAGGCTAAATTTGTGAAAGATACTTTGTTGGATGATAAATGGTGGGATAAGGTTGAttctattctttctttcactaTCCCTATCTATGATGTTCTTAGAAGAACTGATACAGAAGCTTCATCTCTCCATCTAGTATATGAGATGTGGGATTCAATGATTGAAAATGTGAAGAATGCCATATATCAATATGAGAGAAAGGAGGAGAGTGAAGGATCAACCTTTTATGAGGTAGTGCACTCCATATTAATTGACCGTTGGACTAAGAGTAACACTCCTCTCCATTGTTTAGCTCATTCCTTAAATCCTAGGTAATTAACTCTATACTTTTTTacttacatttttttagaattacataaattttaatcatgtatatatttctttttaattgtagATATTATAGTCATGAATGACTAAGTGAAGATTCTAATCGAGTTCCTCCACATCAAGACATGGAACTCACTCGTGAAAGATTAAAATGCTTCAAGAGGttatttcttgatgtggatgtaagGAGGAAAGTGAATATTGAGTTTGCCAACTTCTCGGATGGAACAGAAGGTTTTGACGATCTTGATTCTTTAAATGATAGAGGTCAAATGGATCCAAAAGCTTGGTGGCTAGTTCATGGCGTTAATGCTCTAATACTTCAAAAGGTTGCCCTTAAGCTACTTGCACAACCTTGTTCATCTTCATGTTGTGAAAGGAATTGGAGTACATATTCATTTATCCATTctttaaagagaaacaagatgGCACCACATAGAGCTGAAGATTTAGTATTTGTTCATAGCAACCTACGACTTCTCTCAAGGAATACTCCACAATATCATCAAGAGGAAACTAAAATGTGGGATGTAGCTGGAGATGATTTTGGATCACTTGATGATTGTGGTATTCTTGAAATTGCTAGTTTGTCTTTAGATGAACCAGAGTTAGATGGTGTCTTTTTCAATGATGATTGCTAGTTTGTAGAATTCTTGAAGACTTGAAGTTGCTAATTCATCATCttgctttataatttttgtttgtaaaGAAACAAAGTGTACAAATTGTATAATGAGGTCTCTTAGTATTTTTTGTGACTCATTATCATAGGAAAAGTTCTTTTGAGATGATgatgaatatataaatcttgattttcaatttagatCTTTTATGCATATcgttcatatttaattttatgtaattttattttatttaattatatatatatatagccgtGTCTGTGTCctatattttggacattacaGGTATCTACGTGTCGTGTTCAGTGTCTGTGTCGGTGCTTCTTAGATACGATTCCATTCCCTTTTGAATGAAGTTCCAAGTAGTGGTTGCAGACAATAACATAGTAGACAAGACATTGGAATAAATGTATGGTGAAACATGAACATATCatttatgaagaaacatatattAGCATTTTATTactcttataatttataaagaaaCATATATTAAGATCAGAAATATTTACAATGACGATTTATGCAGACATTGAATCTAAAACTGtacttgagaaaaaaattacgtattgttattaattattaagaatTAAACCTCTTTTCCAAGTATATGTAGATTATGCTTttgctgcatttttttttcagattatttttgtaataaaaattagCACAGAACACTATTTTGTTATGAAAATTTGCACTGGTTGTTTAGGTGATAGCAAAATTAAATAACTTCATGATAAACTCACTAGTCACTACTAGTTGTTGAGATTGACGGCTTTCCTAATTTGAGTATAGTTTCTGTAGGGAGTAAGTCAAATTTTGAAGTGTGTCCTACCTGCTTGAAATGCATTGCCTCAAAAATGGAGTCAAGATGATACCACAAttgttatttgaaaattgtGACATGGCccccaatttaaaattatggagCGTCTGATAGGGAGTAAAACTACTCATGTATTCAAAGGGCTATTTGCCTTGTGCATATATTATTTCAACAGTGTcgagttattattaatttgttttgtcagcgcaatgatttattaatttgtatatgTGGTTGTAATTAGTATTTGTTTTAGATCCCAATTTGAGACGTTGCAAATTGCTTGATTAAGTCCCCAAGTATCTCTGCTTTGCCAAAGAGAAGAAGGGTGTGGGGGTGTGTGGAAATTTGATTGCATAAATATAACACTCGATCGTGGTTTGCTTTTCTAACCTAAACCTAGTCAAACTAAAGATTTTAGATGGGCATGTGCCGTGTGTCGTACAAACTAATTGCAAATTGCATGAGGCAGGGCAGGAACACAGAAGGTTTTTTTGATAATGTTATAGCATGTTTGGTTTCATGAATGTGTTTTTTCATATTTCGGATGTAAATTTCAGAAGTTAATAGTTATACGTTGTTTTCACATGTCTACATATTCCTAACATATtgtatatacattattttttgggATACTATCAAAATAGATGTTTTGTCCTTGTATTCTTAGGTCCACCTGTCACTATGTACCTCAGTGTGTACTTCAGTTTGTATCTCATGGCTTCCTTTTCCAACACTTCTACCTCTGTGTACCTCAGTGTGTCATGTGTGTTGAAAATATTTGTCATGGTTTCTTTTCATGTCTATTAGCTTCTCACTTTTGGCAtgcttaaaaattttaaactcttttttaatattcaacTTTGTTACATAGGACCAATGTCAATTTCTTGGATCAATTCCTTCGGAAAAGTAAATTCACCATTTCGTTTTTGCCTTTTGCTCTTTTACAGTTGGTACATTTTGAAGAGTTaacacctttgatactttttAAGGCTATATTTGCCAGCAAGGATGGGCAGGTTGGAGTAAGAAATTGATGCCCAAGGATTGGTGCTGGTTGGGGTAAGAAAGTGGGTGCACAGTTCTTGTTTTACCTGGAACTAAAAGAGTCAGTCAAACATGTTACCTTGGcaagcttatatatatatatatattttgctgaAGAACCTTTTCTGAAATGgattattttcttaacatcaGGCTTTGACCGAATCTGACCATGGAAGTGATGCCAGTGCTTTGAACACCACTGGCATAAAGGTGCTTTACTTATATGGACCTTAACTACTATTTGCTTTGATTCTTTTTGCCTTATTTGTTTTGTTAACCAGTC is a window encoding:
- the LOC102669223 gene encoding uncharacterized protein, with amino-acid sequence MDTNTLGVDPKKRKASIVENVFNLQARETLDHEIARMFYSLGLPFHLARNPHYRKAFPYAANNKINGYQPPGYNKLRTTLLQNERRHMEILLQPIKNAWSQNGVSIVSDGWNDPQKRSLINFMAGTENGPMFLKAIDCSNEIKDKDFIAKHMREVIMEVGHSNVVQIVMDNATVCKAACLIIEAEFPFIYWTPCVVHTLNLALKNICVAKNKKNNVVYEECSWITQIVDDAMFVKNFVMSHSMRLSIFNSFNSLKLLSIAPTRFASTIVMLKRFKQLKKGLQDMVISDQWSSYTENDVAKAKFVKDTLLDDKWWDKVDSILSFTIPIYDVLRRTDTEASSLHLVYEMWDSMIENVKNAIYQYERKEESEGSTFYEVVHSILIDRWTKSNTPLHCLAHSLNPR